A portion of the Magnolia sinica isolate HGM2019 chromosome 17, MsV1, whole genome shotgun sequence genome contains these proteins:
- the LOC131230488 gene encoding probable leucine-rich repeat receptor-like protein kinase At1g35710: MGAAEGTGASETRTAGSGGGTGTIGGGITTSAAPSSTLSEAEALMKWKANLSPAQALHSWSLPTNIATTNTISPCKWFGISCDDLGSITSISLLSKGLQGKLDNLNFPSFPNLLLLNLSGNNLTGTIPDHIGTLSKLVFLDISVNNLSGPLPLSMASLRHILELDISYNEIRGEVAPSFFINWTEHISLQFQNNQLAGKIPSQVGLLKHLQILRLWGNKISGSIPLEIGNLHNLTRLNLHSNHLNGPIPPTLRNLTKLKILYLFDNQVSGSIPLEIRNLVNLMELSMSFNLLTGSIPSTLGKLTKHTILYLHTNQISSTILAELGNLKNLVDLQLNRNNLTGSIPPSLGNLKKLKFLYFYDNQVG; encoded by the coding sequence CAGCACCATCATCCACACTCTCAGAAGCAGAGGCTCTTATGAAATGGAAAGCCAATCTCTCTCCAGCACAAGCTCTCCATTCATGGTCACTTCCTACTAATATTGCTACCACCAACACAATCTCTCCATGCAAATGGTTTGGGATCTCATGTGATGACCTTGGAAGCATAACATCGATAAGTTTATTGAGTAAGGGCTTGCAAGGTAAGCTTGATAACTTGAACTTCCCATCATTTCCAAACCTCCTTCTTCTCAATCTCAGTGGCAACAACCTTACTGGAACCATCCCAGACCATATTGGCACTCTTTCCAAACTTGTCTTTCTTGATATCTCCGTGAATAATCTCTCCGGACCTCTACCTCTTTCAATGGCTAGCCTTAGACACATTCTGGAGCTTGACATTTCGTATAATGAAATAAGGGGAGAAGTAGCTCCAAGTTTCTTCATCAATTGGACCGAACACATCTCCCTTCAgttccaaaacaatcaactcgcTGGTAAAATTCCATCTCAAGTTGGCCTGCTTAAACATCTCCAGATCCTACGCCTGTGGGGAAATAAAATCAGCGGTTCAATACCACTTGAAATAGGGAATCTGCATAATCTGACTCGGTTAAATTTACACTCAAACCACCTCAATGGGCCAATCCCTCCAACTTTACGTAACTTGACAAAGCTGAAAATCCTCTACCTCTTTGATAACCaagtttctggttcaattccactAGAAATAAGGAATCTGGTTAATCTCATGGAGCTTAGCATGTCCTTTAACCTTCTCACAGGttccatcccttccactttagggaaaTTGACAAAGCACACAATTTTGTACTTACACACAAACCAGATTTCAAGCACAATTCTTGCAGAGTTAGGGAATCTCAAGAACTTGGTTGACCTACAATTGAACCGAAATAATCTGACTGGTTCGATCCCTCCATCTTTGGGTAACTTGAAAAAGCTGAAATTCCTCTACTTCTATGATAACCAAGTTGGTTAG